In Trichlorobacter lovleyi, the DNA window TTCCGGCAGTATCAATGCCGTCCAGCCAGTAGGTACCGCTGGTGGGTTTATCCAGGCAGCCCAAGGTGTTCATGCAGGTGGATTTACCACTGCCTGAGGCGCCCATGATCGCCACAAACTCCCCCACGCCGATCGTAAAGGAGATCCCCCGCAGTGCCTCAACGGTGTGGTCATCCTCGCCGAACACCCGGCGGATATCTTCCAGTTTGATCACGTCAGGCATGGTTCAGTGGTGGTACGGCTCGTTATTCAGGATGGTGCAGGCCCGGTAGATCTGCTCAAGCAGAAACGGTCGCACCATCTGGTGGGTAAAGGTCATGGCGGAAAGAGCCAGCACCTTGCCGGCACGGCTGCGGACTTCATCGCTGAAACCGTAGGAACCGCCAATGGCAAAGACCAGCTCGGTGGTACCACTGTCACGATGTTTGCCGATAAATTCAGCAAATTTGACGGAATCCAGCTGCTGGCCCCGTTCATCCAGTGCCACCAGCACCGCGTTGGGGGAAAGCTGTTTCAGCAGCCGCTCGCCTTCACGTCGGCGTCCCTCTTCCAGGGTGGCATCCTTCTCATCTTTCAGTTCATCAATCACCAAGGGCAGATAGCGGCCAATCCGCCCGCTGTACTCCGCAACCCCCTCTTTGATCCAGGGGTCACGTGTCTTTCCAAGCCAGATAATACGGAGCTTCATGGCATTTGCTGATCAGATTGTGAACGAGTCTTTGTTGGCTGCGTCGGTGGCCTGCAGCGCTGCCGACAGCTCCACCTGCTCTGCCTTTTCCCACAGCCCGTCCAGATCATAGCGCTTGCGCTGTTCCTCGTGGAAGATATGCACCAGCACATCGCTGTAGTCCATCACGATCCACTTGCCTTCAGTCTCCCCCTCAATCTCCTGCACCTTTCCGAACTTTTTCAGCTCCCTGCGGATATGGTCGCAGATCGCCTGATTCTGCTTGTCGGACTGGCCGGAGATGATCACCAGAAAATCGGCAATGGTGCTGATGGCGGTGATATCCAGCACCCGGAGGTCGTAGCCCTTCTTGTCGCTGGCCAGTTCGGCACAGCGGATCGCCCGTTCACGTGGGCTGAGGGTCGGCTTTTCTGCAGTTTTTTCTGTCATGGTTGATACAATCCCTTCTGGGTAATAAATGATTCAATTTCAGGCGGAACAAGATAACGGATCGATTGCTGCCGTGCTACCCGTTCGCGCAGCTGGCTGGATGAAATATCCAGCCGGGTTCCGATCACAAAGCGGATACTGGTGCCGCTGCTGTGTCGCACCAGGCTACCGGCCTCTTGCACAAACTGGTCGCGCACCAGTTCCGGCAACTGCTGTAGTGGCTCGGTAATCGCTTTTTCAGGCCGTTCCAATACTATCAGTGAGGCCAGCGGAAAAATGTCGGCATAACGGTGCCACAGGCCCAGCTCCAGAAATGAGTCGCTGCCGATAATAAAATGCAGCTCGTCACCCGGCCGCGCTGTCCTGAGGGCGGTCAGGGTATCAACCGTGTAGGACTTTCCTGCCCGGTGCGCTTCTAGGTCACTGAAACGGAAAGCCGGATTGGCAGCAATGGCCCGTTGTACCATGGCTGCCCGCAGCTCGAAGGAGACATCCCCGGCCAGCGGTTTATGCGGCGGATCGGCTGCCGGGATAAACAGCACCTGGTCCAGACCGACTGCCTCGCGGGCCTCTTCGGCTATCCGCAGGTGGGCCAGATGGATCGGGTTAAAGGTGCCGCCGAGCAGTCCGAGCTTCATGGCGGTTCCTACAGAAACTCGGAGAGCTTCTCCCGCTCATCCACCAGATAAAACTCCAGGGTCTTGCGCAGGGCATCGTCAATGGTGGTGGTTGGTTCCCAGCCCAGGCATTCCTTGGCCCGCTTGACCGACGGCACCCGGGTCAGCATATCCTGATAGCCTTTGCCGTAGAAGGAATCCGAAGAGGTCTCCACGATCCGGCACTTGTCAGCCTTTTCCTTGTAGAGCGGGAAGGTGGCCACCATGTCACGCAGTTTTTCGGCCAGCTCCTTGACCGACAGGTCGTTGTTGGGGTTGCCGATATTGAAGATCTTGCCGTCGGCGCAACCGTTGCGGTTCTCGATGATCTTCATCAGGGCATCGATGCCATCTTCAATAAAGGTGAAGGAACGACGCTGGTTACCGCCATCCACCAGTTCAATCGGCTTTTCAGCCAGGATATCATACAGAAACTGGGTCAGTACCCGTGAGCTGCCTTCCTTGGCAGTATGGATGCTGTCCAGCTTGGGGCCGATCCAGTTGAAAGGGCGGAACAGGGTGAATTTAAAGTTTTCGTGGTTGCCGTAGGCATAGATCACCCGGTCCAGCATCTGCTTGGCGCAGGAGTAAATCCAGCGTTCCTTGGCAATCGGTCCCAGCACCAGCGGTGAATTTTCCTCATCAAACTCGGCATCCGGGCTCATGCCGTAAACCTCGGAGGTGGAGGGAAAGATAACCCGCTTCTTGTGCTTGACGCACTGGCGAATGATCTTGAGATTTTCCTCGAAATCCAGTTCGAAGACCCGCAGCGGGTCCTTGACATAGGTGACCGGCGTGGCAATCGCCACCAGCGGCAGCACCACATCGCACTTCTTGATATGATACTCGATCCATTCCTTGTTGATGGTGATGTCACCCTCCAGAAAATGGAATCGCTCGTGTCCCAGCGACCGCTCCAGCTTGTCGCAGGCCATATCAAGACCGTAGACCTCCCAGTCCGTGGTGGTCAGGATGCGATGGGTCAATGCATTGCCGATAAAACCGTTCACGCCGAGTATCAGTACTTTCATCAGTGTCTCCTAGTTGTTATGCGAATCGATCAGATTCGCTCAATGAACATGCTGTTGCTTCTTGTTCCTGCCCACCCTCAAACTGCACCCTGCGGAGCTCCAGCAGCCCATCGCCGGTGCCGATACACAACGGTTTCAGTGAGACCACCTGACCGGGTTGGCCGCTGCCAGCTACCGGCCAGGCGGACCAGATGAGCAGCTTCGTGCCGTTCAACTCGGTGAAGGCGCCTGGATAGGGATGGGTCACCCCACGGATCAGGTTATAGATCTGGACGGCACCTTTTGCCCAGTCAATCCTGCCATCTTCCGGCTTACGGCCGCCAAAGTAGCTGCCTGCCGCAAGGTCCATCGGGATGCGATCTGCGCTGCCATCCACCAGCCTGGGCCAGGCCCTGCGCAGCACGGTCACCGCTGCTTCGTTTACCTTGCCAAAGACGTCGTGGGCCGTGTCGGTGAAGGCGATCGCAACCTTTTCCTGATCAACAATATCACCGGCATCCGGCTTGGCAACCATGTAATGCAGGGTTGCACCGGTCTCGGTCTCGCCGTTGATCACGGCCCAGTTAACCGGCACCCGGCCGCGGTATTTCGGCAGCCAGGAACCATGCAGGTTCAGTGCCCCTCTCGTTGGCAGCTCCAGCAGCTCCGGCTTGATCATGTTGCGGTAATAGAACGACAACAAAAAATCAGGCGCAATCTGCCGTACCCGCTCACGATTCTCCGGTTCGTTGATGGAACTGGTCAGGCAGGGGATCTTGTTCGCCTCGGCCAGTTCACGCACTGAACTGAACCAGATCTGCTCAGTAGGTGAATCCTCATGGGTGAAGATCAGGCAGATCTCGGCCCCCTGGCGCAACAGCTCCTCAATGCAGCGGTAACCGACGTTATGATAGGCACAGACGACAAGTTTCATGGTTCGTTAAACCCGTAGGTCTTTCTGACCACGTAGCGTGGGCGCTTACGCACTTCCTGGTAGATCCTGCCCACATACTCACCCACAATGCCGATCCCGAAGATGACGATCCCGATGAAGAAGAACAGGATGGCAAACAGGGTGAAGACCCCCTCCACCTCGGCCCCGATCATGAAACGCCTGACAAACAGAAACAGGGCAAACCCGACTGACAGAAACGAGGTGATGATCCCCAGCAGGGCAAACAGCTGCAACGGCACCACGGAAAAGCCGGTCATCAGGTCGAAGTTGAGCCGGATCAGCCGGTAAAAGGAATACTTGCTCTCGCCCAGGGTCCGCTCGGCATGCCCCACCATGATTTCGGTCGGGTTCGACGAAAAGGTCTGGGCCAGGGCGGGGATAAAGGTGGTGGACTCACCGCATTGGTTGATGTTGTTGATGATGTTGCGATGGTAGCCCCGCAGCATGCAGCCGTAGTCACTCATCTGCATCCCGGTCATCTTGTTGGTGGTGATGTTGACGATCCGTGAGGCCACCCGGCGAAAGAGCGGGTCCTGCCGCTTTTCACGGATCGTGCCGACCACATCATGCCCGGACTCAATGGCAGCAACCATGCGGGGAATCTCTTCCGGCGGGTTCTGCAGGTCGGCATCCAGGGTGATGACGATTTCTCCGCTGCTGCGCTCAAAGGCCGCCAGGATGGCCATATGCTGGCCAAAGTTACCGTTGAACTCCACCACTTTCACACCGGGATAGCGCTGTACATACCCACGCAGCATCTCCAGCGAACGGTCACGTGAACCGTCATTGGTAAAGATGATCTCGAACGGACGCCCCAGCGCCTGTGCCACCGGGTAGAGCCGATCCATCAACGGCTGCAGCGATTTTTCTTCATTGTACACCGGAACGACAATACTGACGTATGGCGCTGTCATGCTGTCTGCGTCTCCTTTGCCAGAGTCTCAACCATCTCTGTACCCCACAGCCCGACCTGCCAGCGGCGGATCCCCGGTATGGCCTGCAGCTGTTCCAACGTCACCGGCTGCTGCTCGGCAATTCGCTCCAGCAACCAGTTCGGTGCCAGCAGACCTGAAGCCAGCTCCATCCGGCTGCTGATCCCTTCACGCCATGTCTTGAGCCGTGCAATCCTCGCCTTGATACCCGGGTTAGGCTCACCCCTGCCCCGGGGAAAACGTGGCAGATCCGCTTCAGCCATGCCGCGCCCCTGGCGAACAGCTGCCAGCAGCTGTTCGCCATAGCGCCCGAGAAGACGCGGCGTCAGTCCTGCTATTCCGTTCATATCGCGAACAGAGGCAGGTAGCAGTTCAGCAATTTTAAGCAATGTCTCCGCCGGTATGACCTTGAAGGCGGGCCGGTCGACCTCCCGCGCCTGCTGGTCCCGGAACTGCAACAGGGCCTCAAGCACCGCCAGATTGCGGGGCTTCAACTTACCGGCACCCTTGCAGTTCAAAAAGAGCGGCCCGTTACCCTTTTCTGTTACCCGGTTGCCCACCAGCAGGGCGCACTCTTCAGCCACCCATGCCGTACGGCCAAGCTGCTCCAGCCGTTCATGCAGCTGATCTGCCAGTTCCAGCAGATGAGCCGTATCATGGGCAGCGTAGTCTGTCATTTCAGTGCTCAGCGGCCGCGTGCTCCAATCCGCCTTCTGAAAACGCTTATCCAGTTCAATGCCGAAATGTTCCCGCAGTAGTGCAGCAAGACCAAACTCAGTAGCGCCGGTAAACTGCGCCGCGACCATCGTGTCAAACATCTGCTGCACCACAATGCCAAAGTCACGGTGCAGGGAACGGATATCATAGTCGCCACCATGCAGCACGGTACGGAGTCCCGGCTGTGCCAGTAAGACCCCCAGTGGCGAAAGATCTGA includes these proteins:
- a CDS encoding 23S rRNA (pseudouridine(1915)-N(3))-methyltransferase RlmH, whose translation is MKLRIIWLGKTRDPWIKEGVAEYSGRIGRYLPLVIDELKDEKDATLEEGRRREGERLLKQLSPNAVLVALDERGQQLDSVKFAEFIGKHRDSGTTELVFAIGGSYGFSDEVRSRAGKVLALSAMTFTHQMVRPFLLEQIYRACTILNNEPYHH
- the rsfS gene encoding ribosome silencing factor is translated as MTEKTAEKPTLSPRERAIRCAELASDKKGYDLRVLDITAISTIADFLVIISGQSDKQNQAICDHIRRELKKFGKVQEIEGETEGKWIVMDYSDVLVHIFHEEQRKRYDLDGLWEKAEQVELSAALQATDAANKDSFTI
- the nadD gene encoding nicotinate-nucleotide adenylyltransferase, which codes for MKLGLLGGTFNPIHLAHLRIAEEAREAVGLDQVLFIPAADPPHKPLAGDVSFELRAAMVQRAIAANPAFRFSDLEAHRAGKSYTVDTLTALRTARPGDELHFIIGSDSFLELGLWHRYADIFPLASLIVLERPEKAITEPLQQLPELVRDQFVQEAGSLVRHSSGTSIRFVIGTRLDISSSQLRERVARQQSIRYLVPPEIESFITQKGLYQP
- a CDS encoding bifunctional UDP-4-keto-pentose/UDP-xylose synthase: MKVLILGVNGFIGNALTHRILTTTDWEVYGLDMACDKLERSLGHERFHFLEGDITINKEWIEYHIKKCDVVLPLVAIATPVTYVKDPLRVFELDFEENLKIIRQCVKHKKRVIFPSTSEVYGMSPDAEFDEENSPLVLGPIAKERWIYSCAKQMLDRVIYAYGNHENFKFTLFRPFNWIGPKLDSIHTAKEGSSRVLTQFLYDILAEKPIELVDGGNQRRSFTFIEDGIDALMKIIENRNGCADGKIFNIGNPNNDLSVKELAEKLRDMVATFPLYKEKADKCRIVETSSDSFYGKGYQDMLTRVPSVKRAKECLGWEPTTTIDDALRKTLEFYLVDEREKLSEFL
- a CDS encoding formyltransferase; translation: MKLVVCAYHNVGYRCIEELLRQGAEICLIFTHEDSPTEQIWFSSVRELAEANKIPCLTSSINEPENRERVRQIAPDFLLSFYYRNMIKPELLELPTRGALNLHGSWLPKYRGRVPVNWAVINGETETGATLHYMVAKPDAGDIVDQEKVAIAFTDTAHDVFGKVNEAAVTVLRRAWPRLVDGSADRIPMDLAAGSYFGGRKPEDGRIDWAKGAVQIYNLIRGVTHPYPGAFTELNGTKLLIWSAWPVAGSGQPGQVVSLKPLCIGTGDGLLELRRVQFEGGQEQEATACSLSESDRFA
- a CDS encoding glycosyltransferase, with product MTAPYVSIVVPVYNEEKSLQPLMDRLYPVAQALGRPFEIIFTNDGSRDRSLEMLRGYVQRYPGVKVVEFNGNFGQHMAILAAFERSSGEIVITLDADLQNPPEEIPRMVAAIESGHDVVGTIREKRQDPLFRRVASRIVNITTNKMTGMQMSDYGCMLRGYHRNIINNINQCGESTTFIPALAQTFSSNPTEIMVGHAERTLGESKYSFYRLIRLNFDLMTGFSVVPLQLFALLGIITSFLSVGFALFLFVRRFMIGAEVEGVFTLFAILFFFIGIVIFGIGIVGEYVGRIYQEVRKRPRYVVRKTYGFNEP
- a CDS encoding ribonuclease D encodes the protein MPLLHYTVIEHNHQLAQLCAELAKETELALDLEADSMHHYREKVCLLQLSNRTDTWLIDPLRLSDLSPLGVLLAQPGLRTVLHGGDYDIRSLHRDFGIVVQQMFDTMVAAQFTGATEFGLAALLREHFGIELDKRFQKADWSTRPLSTEMTDYAAHDTAHLLELADQLHERLEQLGRTAWVAEECALLVGNRVTEKGNGPLFLNCKGAGKLKPRNLAVLEALLQFRDQQAREVDRPAFKVIPAETLLKIAELLPASVRDMNGIAGLTPRLLGRYGEQLLAAVRQGRGMAEADLPRFPRGRGEPNPGIKARIARLKTWREGISSRMELASGLLAPNWLLERIAEQQPVTLEQLQAIPGIRRWQVGLWGTEMVETLAKETQTA